One window of Hylemonella gracilis genomic DNA carries:
- a CDS encoding methyl-accepting chemotaxis protein, translated as MNFKNMQVATKLWLSVAVMIVTLLALVSFATVRSARLQAESEVMQKALNERGRAASAWAGLTEANAVRTVSMIQTFDPSVEERLAKEIKGTSDRISQIEKVIDGAQLGPEEKAQTEKIASLRAAMLKAREATFAAKTGGDSYGAQTLLDQQYMPAVQNYVASLREMVDVEQRAELVYAEEVNAARSLTLKIAAGFVVLFFVFVLVGAALLIRSIRQPLKEANALAARIAEGDLSTHINVTRGDEFGELMRSLARMNESLANMVRQVRQSSESISSASAEIANGNNDLSMRTEQTSSDLQTTASAMAQLTSNVKHSADNARQASTLAAQASNVAEKGGTVVHDVVSTMDEINASSRRINDIIGVIDGIAFQTNILALNAAVEAARAGEQGRGFAVVAGEVRNLAGRSAEAAKEIKALIGASVERVDVGARLVAQAGDTMNEIVQSVRSVTEVIGEITAAANDQSAGIAQVNSAITNLDQMTQQNSALVEESAAAAHSMHEQAGQLARAVAVFKLAGAAQAQTAALAPVQRSGPGGALPPAAASLPVLRSPVGMS; from the coding sequence ATGAATTTCAAGAACATGCAGGTCGCCACCAAACTCTGGCTGAGCGTGGCCGTGATGATCGTGACCTTGCTGGCGCTCGTGTCCTTTGCCACCGTGCGTTCGGCGCGTCTGCAGGCCGAAAGCGAGGTGATGCAGAAGGCGCTCAATGAGCGTGGTCGCGCCGCCAGCGCCTGGGCTGGCCTGACCGAAGCCAATGCGGTACGCACGGTGTCCATGATCCAGACCTTCGACCCGAGCGTGGAAGAGCGCCTGGCCAAGGAGATCAAGGGAACTTCGGACCGCATTTCCCAGATTGAGAAGGTCATCGATGGCGCGCAGCTCGGTCCCGAGGAGAAAGCACAGACGGAAAAGATTGCCAGCTTGCGGGCCGCCATGCTGAAGGCGCGCGAGGCGACCTTTGCCGCCAAGACCGGCGGGGACAGTTATGGAGCGCAGACCCTGCTGGATCAGCAGTACATGCCCGCCGTGCAGAACTATGTGGCGTCCCTGCGGGAGATGGTGGACGTCGAGCAGCGCGCCGAATTGGTCTACGCCGAGGAGGTGAACGCGGCGCGTAGCCTGACGCTCAAGATCGCCGCTGGCTTCGTCGTGCTCTTTTTCGTGTTTGTCCTGGTCGGCGCGGCCCTGCTGATTCGCTCCATCCGCCAGCCGCTTAAGGAAGCCAATGCGCTGGCGGCCCGCATCGCCGAGGGTGACCTGAGCACGCACATCAACGTGACGCGGGGTGATGAATTCGGCGAGCTGATGCGCTCGCTCGCGCGCATGAACGAATCCCTGGCCAACATGGTGCGGCAAGTGCGCCAGAGCAGCGAAAGCATCAGCAGCGCGAGCGCCGAGATCGCCAACGGCAACAACGATCTCTCGATGCGGACCGAGCAGACCTCGTCCGACCTGCAAACCACGGCCTCGGCCATGGCCCAGCTCACCAGCAATGTCAAGCACAGCGCGGACAACGCGCGTCAGGCGTCTACCCTGGCCGCGCAGGCGTCCAATGTTGCCGAAAAAGGGGGCACAGTGGTGCACGATGTGGTCAGCACCATGGACGAAATCAACGCCAGCAGCCGACGCATCAACGACATCATCGGCGTGATCGACGGCATTGCCTTCCAGACCAACATCCTGGCGCTGAACGCGGCGGTGGAAGCCGCGCGCGCGGGTGAGCAGGGCCGCGGCTTCGCGGTGGTGGCGGGCGAGGTGCGCAATCTGGCCGGGCGCAGCGCCGAAGCGGCCAAGGAGATCAAGGCGTTGATCGGCGCGTCCGTGGAGCGCGTGGACGTGGGCGCGCGCCTGGTGGCGCAGGCCGGCGACACGATGAATGAAATCGTGCAGTCGGTGCGCAGCGTGACGGAGGTGATCGGCGAAATCACCGCGGCGGCCAATGACCAGAGCGCCGGCATCGCCCAGGTCAATTCGGCCATCACCAACCTGGATCAGATGACGCAGCAGAATTCCGCGCTGGTCGAGGAAAGCGCTGCCGCCGCGCACAGCATGCACGAACAGGCGGGGCAATTGGCCCGTGCCGTGGCGGTATTCAAGCTGGCGGGCGCGGCTCAGGCGCAGACCGCAGCCTTGGCGCCGGTGCAGCGCTCAGGCCCCGGGGGTGCACTACCACCTGCGGCGGCCTCGCTGCCGGTGCTGCGATCCCCCGTGGGCATGTCCTGA
- a CDS encoding RidA family protein: MSITAKLQQLGISLPPLAVPAAAYLPYVQTGKLVFLSGHIAKKDGKAWVGQLGKTMSTEEGKAAARAIAIDLLGTLQAACQANGGDLNRVTRIVKVMSLVNSTPDFTEQHLVTNGASELFVEIFGDKGAHARSAFGVAQIPLGACVEIELIAELA; this comes from the coding sequence ATGAGCATCACCGCAAAACTTCAACAACTCGGCATCAGCCTCCCTCCGCTCGCCGTTCCCGCCGCCGCCTACCTGCCCTATGTGCAAACGGGCAAACTGGTCTTCCTCAGTGGCCACATCGCCAAGAAAGACGGGAAGGCCTGGGTCGGACAACTGGGCAAGACCATGAGCACCGAAGAAGGCAAGGCCGCCGCGCGCGCCATCGCCATCGACCTGCTGGGCACCCTGCAGGCCGCATGTCAGGCCAACGGCGGCGACCTGAACCGCGTCACACGCATCGTCAAGGTCATGTCCCTGGTCAATTCCACGCCCGATTTCACCGAGCAGCATCTTGTGACCAATGGCGCGAGCGAATTGTTCGTGGAGATCTTCGGCGACAAAGGTGCGCACGCGCGCAGCGCCTTCGGCGTGGCCCAGATCCCGCTGGGCGCCTGCGTGGAGATCGAGCTGATCGCCGAACTGGCCTGA
- the mltB gene encoding lytic murein transglycosylase B: MPLRRLPSWVDGNGPSYAKRADAMTLADEIAAQQGLDRAWVRRQIARVRQVPQALERVLPPSPGSRARDWQQYRGNYLQAQRIGAGVEFWRKHEALLSRASVQYGVPAEIIVGILGVETYYGRNTGNFRVIEALTTLSLDFPAAHPRAAARTAFFREELAAFLKKCHAAKLDPFQLRGSFAGALGIPQFMPSNWARYGVDFDGDGRVDLSGSVADAIGSVANYFKSFNWKPGMPTHYTVSFDYALLDLPLLLAPDIKPTFAVEQFTAMGVLLGHDARQHEGPLALVELQNGDYSPSYVAGTENFYAVTRYNWSSYYALAVIELGEAVSQAMVSGRLRDRESATRESPLRENTAREAANEDKSTRM; encoded by the coding sequence GTGCCGCTGCGTCGCCTGCCTTCCTGGGTGGATGGCAATGGCCCGAGCTACGCGAAGCGCGCGGACGCGATGACGCTGGCCGATGAGATCGCCGCTCAGCAAGGCCTGGACCGGGCCTGGGTGCGCCGCCAGATCGCCCGGGTGCGCCAGGTCCCGCAGGCCTTGGAACGGGTGCTGCCGCCGTCGCCGGGCAGCCGGGCGCGGGACTGGCAGCAGTACCGGGGCAATTACCTTCAGGCGCAGCGCATCGGAGCCGGGGTGGAGTTCTGGCGCAAGCATGAAGCGCTGTTGTCGCGCGCCTCGGTGCAGTACGGCGTGCCGGCGGAAATCATCGTCGGCATCCTGGGCGTTGAAACCTATTACGGGCGCAACACGGGCAATTTCCGCGTCATCGAAGCCTTGACGACCTTGTCGTTGGACTTCCCGGCCGCCCACCCGCGCGCAGCGGCTCGCACGGCCTTTTTCCGTGAGGAGCTCGCAGCGTTCCTGAAAAAGTGCCATGCCGCGAAGCTGGACCCCTTCCAGTTGCGCGGCAGCTTTGCCGGTGCGCTGGGCATTCCGCAGTTCATGCCTTCCAACTGGGCGCGCTACGGCGTGGATTTCGACGGGGACGGCAGGGTGGACTTGAGTGGCAGCGTGGCCGATGCCATCGGCTCGGTGGCCAACTACTTCAAGTCCTTCAATTGGAAGCCTGGCATGCCCACGCATTACACCGTGAGCTTTGACTACGCCTTGCTGGATTTGCCTCTGTTGCTGGCGCCGGACATCAAGCCAACCTTTGCCGTGGAGCAGTTCACCGCCATGGGCGTCTTGCTCGGGCACGATGCGCGTCAGCATGAAGGACCGTTGGCCCTGGTGGAACTGCAGAACGGTGACTATTCGCCGAGCTATGTCGCGGGTACCGAGAATTTCTACGCCGTGACACGCTACAACTGGAGCAGTTACTACGCCCTGGCCGTGATCGAACTGGGCGAGGCAGTGAGCCAAGCCATGGTTTCGGGCCGGTTGCGGGACCGGGAGAGCGCCACCAGGGAAAGTCCGCTCAGGGAAAACACGGCCCGCGAAGCGGCCAACGAGGACAAATCCACCCGAATGTAG
- a CDS encoding heavy metal translocating P-type ATPase, whose product MTSALAAGASPAAALPVEAATGPASSALAQPTSTPVVDVGAEINAETAAQAPDVRALIDDPQFWPAFGQVVSGQDAASVPLWDSSLAIGGMYCAACALNVEDALRRLPGVESVSVSAGSQRARLRWREGVARPSQWLEAVQAAGYRAVPAQDQFASERRRQESRGALWRWLVSGFCMMQVMMYAWPAYVAGPGTAMGDLSGEQEQLLRWASWVLTLPVLLFCCGPFFSAAWRDLTSGLRQRRFSLRIGMDVPVALGMGITFIVSTLGTFEPQGIFGREVYFDSLTMFVCFLLTGRWLEQRLRNRTAGALDALMNRLPESVLRQKPEGVAGVPKYERVVLHRVRVGDVLRVLPGEAFPADGVLLDGLLPNSTQVDEALLTGESRPLKRGPGDAIIAGSHNLVAPVLMRVERVGKDTRYAQIVALMEQAEASRPRMAQLADRLARPFLFVVLLAATAAAAYWWQVDAATGQGGPGHALMVAVAVLIVTCPCALTLATPAALLAAAGTLARQGVLVRRLSALETLAGVDTFVFDKTGTLTSDALTLQAVRTREGWTRGQALAWGAALARQSLHPLSRALVKAATTVAWETMPVDEVREHSGLGLTGTVDGRTLRLGSPAHCSVPAQAVFGPHAMLADAQGWLATFEFGEEIRPDARATIAALREQGLAVRVLSGDAPAPVARVARELGLDPADARGACAPDDKLETLRQLQAQGRTVAVVGDGLNDGPALAGAQVSFAFGPSVPLARARADFVVLGEHLCSVAQAQAIARRTLRIVRQNIAWAVAYNAACIPLAVIGLLPAWAAGLGMAGSSLLVVLNALRLTRPVGLRATPGLEGA is encoded by the coding sequence ATGACGTCAGCCCTTGCCGCCGGAGCATCGCCTGCCGCGGCATTGCCCGTGGAAGCTGCTACCGGGCCTGCCTCCTCCGCCCTTGCCCAGCCGACCTCCACGCCCGTCGTCGATGTTGGCGCGGAAATCAACGCTGAAACGGCGGCTCAAGCACCCGATGTCCGCGCGCTGATCGACGACCCCCAGTTCTGGCCCGCTTTTGGGCAGGTCGTGTCCGGCCAGGATGCGGCCAGCGTGCCATTGTGGGATTCCAGTCTCGCCATCGGTGGCATGTACTGCGCTGCCTGCGCGCTCAATGTGGAAGACGCCCTGCGCCGCCTGCCGGGCGTGGAGTCCGTCAGCGTCAGCGCGGGCAGCCAGCGTGCACGCCTGCGCTGGCGCGAAGGCGTGGCCCGGCCCTCCCAGTGGCTGGAGGCGGTGCAGGCGGCGGGCTACCGTGCCGTGCCCGCGCAGGACCAGTTCGCCAGCGAGCGGCGTCGTCAGGAGTCGCGCGGCGCCCTGTGGCGCTGGCTGGTGTCGGGCTTCTGCATGATGCAGGTCATGATGTACGCGTGGCCTGCCTACGTGGCGGGGCCTGGCACTGCCATGGGCGACCTCAGCGGCGAGCAGGAGCAGCTGTTGCGCTGGGCCAGCTGGGTGCTCACGCTGCCGGTCTTGCTCTTCTGCTGCGGCCCCTTCTTTTCGGCGGCCTGGCGTGACCTGACAAGCGGTTTGCGGCAGCGTCGCTTCAGCCTGCGAATCGGCATGGACGTGCCGGTGGCCCTGGGCATGGGCATTACCTTCATCGTCAGCACGCTGGGCACCTTCGAGCCCCAGGGCATCTTCGGGCGCGAGGTGTACTTCGACTCGCTGACCATGTTCGTCTGCTTCCTGCTGACTGGACGCTGGCTGGAACAGCGCTTGCGCAACCGCACGGCCGGCGCACTCGACGCCCTGATGAACCGACTGCCCGAAAGCGTGCTGCGTCAGAAACCTGAGGGTGTGGCCGGGGTGCCGAAGTACGAGCGAGTGGTCTTGCACCGAGTGCGCGTGGGCGACGTGCTGCGCGTGCTGCCTGGCGAAGCGTTTCCTGCTGACGGCGTTCTGCTCGATGGCCTCTTGCCCAACAGCACGCAGGTCGACGAAGCCCTGCTGACCGGTGAATCCCGGCCGCTCAAGCGGGGGCCGGGCGACGCCATCATTGCGGGCAGCCACAACCTGGTGGCTCCGGTGCTGATGCGGGTCGAGCGCGTGGGCAAGGACACGCGTTATGCGCAAATCGTCGCCCTGATGGAGCAGGCCGAGGCCAGCCGGCCGCGCATGGCGCAACTGGCAGACCGGCTGGCACGGCCTTTCCTGTTCGTCGTGCTGCTGGCGGCTACCGCAGCGGCGGCCTACTGGTGGCAGGTTGACGCGGCGACAGGGCAGGGCGGGCCGGGCCATGCCCTGATGGTGGCCGTGGCCGTGCTCATCGTCACCTGCCCCTGCGCGCTCACCCTGGCCACGCCGGCGGCCTTGCTGGCGGCGGCGGGCACGCTGGCGCGTCAGGGCGTGCTGGTGCGCCGCCTCTCGGCGCTTGAAACCCTGGCCGGGGTCGACACCTTTGTATTTGACAAGACGGGCACCCTGACCAGCGATGCCTTGACATTGCAGGCCGTGCGCACCCGCGAAGGCTGGACGCGCGGCCAGGCCCTGGCCTGGGGCGCGGCGCTGGCGCGGCAGTCCCTGCATCCGCTCTCGCGCGCCCTGGTCAAGGCCGCCACCACGGTGGCGTGGGAGACCATGCCGGTCGACGAGGTACGGGAGCACAGCGGCCTGGGGCTCACGGGCACGGTGGATGGGCGGACTCTGCGCCTGGGCTCACCCGCGCATTGCAGCGTGCCGGCGCAGGCCGTGTTCGGGCCGCATGCCATGCTGGCGGATGCACAGGGTTGGTTGGCCACCTTCGAGTTCGGCGAGGAGATCAGGCCGGATGCGCGCGCCACGATCGCGGCGCTGCGCGAACAAGGGCTGGCGGTGCGGGTGTTGTCGGGTGACGCGCCCGCGCCGGTGGCGCGCGTGGCCCGTGAACTGGGTCTGGACCCGGCGGATGCACGGGGCGCTTGCGCACCGGATGACAAACTGGAGACCTTGCGGCAATTGCAGGCTCAGGGCCGCACGGTGGCGGTGGTTGGCGACGGTCTGAATGACGGCCCCGCATTGGCGGGCGCGCAGGTGTCTTTCGCGTTTGGTCCGTCCGTGCCCCTGGCGCGCGCCCGGGCCGACTTCGTGGTGTTGGGCGAGCATCTGTGCAGCGTGGCGCAGGCCCAGGCCATTGCCAGGCGCACCTTGCGCATCGTGCGCCAGAACATCGCCTGGGCCGTGGCCTACAACGCGGCCTGCATCCCGCTGGCGGTGATCGGACTGTTGCCAGCCTGGGCGGCGGGCCTGGGCATGGCCGGCAGCTCCCTGCTGGTCGTGCTCAACGCGCTGCGCCTGACCCGGCCTGTCGGGCTGCGAGCCACCCCCGGCCTGGAAGGCGCCTGA
- the ccoN gene encoding cytochrome-c oxidase, cbb3-type subunit I: MTVLKQDATVYNDTVVRQFAIMTVVWGVVGMLVGVIIAAQLTWPELNFGIPWLSYGRLRPLHTNAVIFAFGGCGLFASAYYVVQRTSQVRLFAGPLAAFTFWGWQLVIVLAAITLPLGYTSGKEYAELEWPIDILIALVWVSFAIVFFGTVGMRKVRHIYVANWFFGAFIIAVALLHIVNSAAIPAGLLKSYSAYAGVQDAMVQWWYGHNAVGFFLTAGFLGMMYYFIPKQAERPVYSYRLSIVHFWALIFTYMWAGPHHLHYTALPDWTQSVGMLFSLILLAPSWGGMINGIMTLSGAWHKLRDDPILRFLIVSLSFYGMSTFEGPMMSIKTVNALSHYTDWTIGHVHSGALGWVGLVTMGSMYYLIPRLFGQKQMFSVKAIEVHFWVSTIGIVIYIAAMWIAGVMQGLMWRSVDADGTLTYTFVESVKATYPFYVLRLLGGLLYLGGMLLMLWNVIKTALAGRVEPVRIPNVAAAHA; the protein is encoded by the coding sequence ATGACAGTACTCAAACAGGACGCCACGGTCTATAACGACACCGTGGTTCGACAGTTCGCCATCATGACGGTGGTGTGGGGCGTGGTGGGCATGCTGGTGGGCGTCATCATCGCCGCCCAGCTGACTTGGCCTGAGCTGAATTTCGGTATCCCCTGGCTCAGCTACGGGCGCTTGCGCCCCTTGCACACCAACGCGGTGATCTTCGCTTTCGGCGGCTGCGGCTTGTTCGCGTCCGCCTATTACGTGGTGCAACGCACCAGTCAGGTCCGCCTGTTCGCGGGGCCCTTGGCGGCCTTTACGTTCTGGGGCTGGCAACTGGTCATCGTGCTGGCGGCCATCACGCTGCCCCTGGGCTACACCAGCGGCAAGGAATACGCCGAACTTGAATGGCCCATCGACATCCTGATCGCGCTGGTCTGGGTGTCTTTCGCCATCGTGTTCTTCGGCACGGTGGGTATGCGCAAGGTCCGGCACATCTACGTGGCCAACTGGTTCTTCGGGGCCTTCATCATCGCCGTGGCGCTGCTCCACATCGTCAACAGCGCGGCCATTCCCGCCGGCCTGCTCAAGAGCTACTCGGCCTACGCCGGCGTGCAGGACGCGATGGTGCAGTGGTGGTACGGCCACAACGCGGTGGGCTTCTTCCTGACTGCGGGTTTCCTGGGGATGATGTACTACTTCATCCCCAAGCAGGCCGAGCGACCGGTCTACAGCTACCGCCTGTCCATCGTCCACTTCTGGGCGCTGATCTTCACCTACATGTGGGCGGGTCCGCACCATCTGCACTACACGGCCTTGCCGGACTGGACGCAGTCGGTCGGCATGCTGTTCTCGCTGATCCTGCTGGCGCCGTCCTGGGGCGGCATGATCAACGGCATCATGACGCTCAGCGGCGCCTGGCACAAGCTGCGTGACGACCCCATCCTGCGCTTCCTGATTGTCAGCCTGTCCTTCTACGGCATGAGCACCTTCGAGGGGCCGATGATGTCCATCAAGACCGTCAATGCCTTGAGCCACTACACGGACTGGACGATTGGCCACGTGCACAGCGGCGCCCTGGGCTGGGTGGGCCTGGTGACCATGGGCAGCATGTATTACCTGATCCCGCGTCTGTTCGGCCAGAAGCAGATGTTCAGCGTCAAGGCCATCGAGGTCCATTTCTGGGTGTCCACGATCGGCATCGTGATCTACATCGCGGCCATGTGGATCGCGGGCGTGATGCAGGGCCTGATGTGGCGTTCGGTGGATGCCGACGGGACGCTGACCTACACCTTCGTCGAATCGGTCAAGGCCACATACCCCTTCTACGTGCTGCGTCTGCTGGGCGGTCTGCTCTACCTGGGGGGCATGTTGCTCATGCTCTGGAATGTCATCAAGACGGCGCTGGCGGGACGGGTGGAACCGGTGCGCATCCCGAACGTCGCTGCGGCCCACGCCTGA